The nucleotide sequence TGGAAGCGATGGCCTGCGGCACCCCGGTGGCCGGCGTGTATGGAGACGGTATGAACGAAATCGCCGTGTCCGGGTACAACGCCGTGCTCGCCCCACCTGGCGATGTCGAGAGGCTGGCCCGGATGATCCAACTTGCCCTCACAGACCTCACGCTGCGAACCCACTTAATCGCCGGAGGGTTGGAAACCTCCCGGGAGGCCCACTGGACCCGATTGTATCAAGAGGCGGCCAAGGCGGTGGTGAGGGCGGCGTCCACTTGGCGATAAAAACGCTGCCAAGTCCACTGGGCGGCGGTGCGAAGCCCCGCCCGGCGCAACCGCTCCCGGAGAAAATCGTTGCTGAGTACCCGTAGGATCGCCCGGGCCAAAAGTTCCGGGGACCGGGGCGGGACCATGAGGCAGTTCTCGCCCGGCACGGCAAAATCCCTCACCCCTCCGGAATCGGTGGTGACGACGGGGGTCCCGCAGGCCATGGCCTCAAGGGCGGGCAGGCACAAAGCCTCAAACCAGGACGCCGAGACGAACAGGTCGCTCCCTGCATAAAGCTCGGCCATATCCCGGTCGGTGTCCGCCCGGGCCAGGGTGAAGGGTAAATCGGTCTGAATCTCGACCCCGTCCGTGGATACCATCACGATCTCCACGTCCGGGATCACCCGGCGCACGATGTCCATCGCTTGAAAGAAATCTGCCGATCCTTTATAGAAATAGCCGTGACTCTCGGCCCGATAGATGAAAAAGACCCGGTGCCTGCGCCGGGGAATCTCGGGGTAGGGCCGAAATACCGATGGGTCGACCCCGGGCTGGACGAGATAACTGGAGCGACCCACCGCCTGCCGGATTTGCTGCTGGAGCACCCGGGAGATGGCCAGGACGGGAACGGGGAGCCGGTACGTTTCCAGGGCGGCTCCTTTATCCGGAACCCACAGGGGTTCGTAGCCGTTGGACAGGCGCACGACCCGAGCTTTTCCCGCTTGATAAGCGGGCATGACGGTCGGGTAAAAATTTGGAATGTAAACGTCCGCTTCCGGCAGGACTTCCGGGATCAGGGCCGGCACGCGGATGATCGGCACCCGGACGTCGTAAGCCAGCTCTGCATTCTGCAACAGTACGATGGACACCCGGTGGCCATAGGCCTGCAAGCCATTGGCCATTTCGGCGATCACCCGGCATCCCCCGCCCCGGTGAAGGCTCATCACCGGGATGACGATATTCACGACGTACCACCTCCAAACTGTTGTCTTCGACGGGCAGCCCGTTGTCGCACGAGATTACTGTAGTAGCGGTCGGCGGCGGGGTTGGCGCTCATGTTCGACCCGTGCCACCGGTAGGACAAGAGCGGTTCCGGGATGTATCCCACCGTGTATCGTTCCACCAGCCGCAGCCAGAGGTCATAATCGTGACCTTGAACCAGTGCCGGATCGAATCCCCCGACTTGGAAAAAGGCATCTTTCCGCACGATCGTGGTGGAGCCGTTAATGAAACAACCTTCCAATAAGATGGCATAGAGGCGGTTTCGGTCCGAATCCCAGGGTGACTCCACCGTATACTGGCGGACGCCGTGGGCGTCGATCACATGAAACGACGTATAGCACAGGGCCGAATAGGGGTGACGGGTGACGTATTGCCACTGAGCGGCGAGTTTTCCCGGCTCAAACCGGTCGTCTGAGGATAACCAGCATACGTAGGGCGCCCGGGCGGCGGCGAACCCCCGATTCAGCGCGGTGGCGGCGCCGGATCTGCGCTGGCGAATCACCTGGATCCGGGACCCAAAGGTTTGCAGAATGAGCGGCGTCCGGTCGGTGGAGCCGTCGTCCACCA is from Kyrpidia tusciae DSM 2912 and encodes:
- a CDS encoding glycosyltransferase family 4 protein — protein: MNIVIPVMSLHRGGGCRVIAEMANGLQAYGHRVSIVLLQNAELAYDVRVPIIRVPALIPEVLPEADVYIPNFYPTVMPAYQAGKARVVRLSNGYEPLWVPDKGAALETYRLPVPVLAISRVLQQQIRQAVGRSSYLVQPGVDPSVFRPYPEIPRRRHRVFFIYRAESHGYFYKGSADFFQAMDIVRRVIPDVEIVMVSTDGVEIQTDLPFTLARADTDRDMAELYAGSDLFVSASWFEALCLPALEAMACGTPVVTTDSGGVRDFAVPGENCLMVPPRSPELLARAILRVLSNDFLRERLRRAGLRTAAQWTWQRFYRQVDAALTTALAAS
- a CDS encoding glycosyltransferase family 2 protein gives rise to the protein MSAVGAGTGSPLISVVVPVYNHERYIFECVDSALMQEGAPPFEVVVVDDGSTDRTPLILQTFGSRIQVIRQRRSGAATALNRGFAAARAPYVCWLSSDDRFEPGKLAAQWQYVTRHPYSALCYTSFHVIDAHGVRQYTVESPWDSDRNRLYAILLEGCFINGSTTIVRKDAFFQVGGFDPALVQGHDYDLWLRLVERYTVGYIPEPLLSYRWHGSNMSANPAADRYYSNLVRQRAARRRQQFGGGTS